Part of the Leptodactylus fuscus isolate aLepFus1 chromosome 6, aLepFus1.hap2, whole genome shotgun sequence genome, GGCAGGGAACACCcccaaaaaatctttttttcagcTATGTATGGTAACTTGTAAGTGGTTTGGATTCCTGCCCTTTAGCAGGGGACACCCCAAAATAAGCTCTTTTTCAGCTATGTATGGTAACTTGTAACTTCTTTGGATTcctgctattctgtgtgcggacagccacaAATGACAACTGAGTCTCCGCTAGATATCAACTTttcactgttctgtatccctgttttccaccgtccggggaaagctggactgatgtccctgcagtgtatagctctgagctcTTGGTTTTGTTCTTTGGTTCTTCCCtgtctatctgaagctaatcgctatctagccctcagcagatgtttcTTTCCCTATGTCTGACCGCACAAAATGgtgaatagggcggcggccgttcttataaataggaggtcacatgttttcggcagccaatgggttttttcaatttttttcactgcctccattgttctagttcctgtcccacctccgctgcacagttattggtgcaaaaaaagtgccagggaaggtggaggggatacgaatttttactgcgtatgcggccttgtattcgattggaaatgagtacctcgaacggcctgatattcgatcgaatagctactcgatcaaatggtgttcgctcatctctagaggttatatcaatgtgacatgtatgtctatgaagAAACAAAAGGGAAGCAGAGGATATAATACTACAGGGGATTATTGTTATTTGGCAttcaaatttgtggctgtgaatATTATGAAAAGTGATGGagaattgtttttaaaaaaagaaaaaagcttcCAAAAATAATCCCTTTTGTTAGTAAGTCCTGATATTACATAGAATTGGCTTCAGGACAATCCGGACCCTTTACCCAGACCAGAGATGGACAGATGAGGACACTTCTATATGTCTGTAATCTTTACATCgtcataaatgaatagttttTATTTCCATGATACTAGAAGTGATACAGTGAAGCACAAAGATATAGAAATAAGGGTTAAATATCTGCAATCTATTCTATCCTGTGACATTGTGTCGCTGGCTTACTATACTAGACATGTCAGGCTGTAAGAATCCATGTGATATACTGTGTAATGCTACTTAGTACAACAGAACAATCTCCTGGGCCGGCAGTAAGCCTGTAGACTCACCTCTCTGTCTTCCATCTACACAATCATTACAGACAGCCTGTGATAGATAGTTGGAGCCCACGGCCAAGATGGCGGCAGTCACCACCCTCACCGGTACAATGCCAAATATATCTGCTTATAGGGCTGTCCCGAGATGGGTGATCCCTAATGGGACAATCCCTCTAAATTCAGATAAACTGTTCTGTCTTCTCTATTACTTAAACCTACATAGACATCATCTTCTGCAAATGCCTTCTCCAACATCGCCTGGAAGGAGCTGCAGAAATTGTCTTTGACTTCCCATCCAGCGAGGACGTAGATGATGGGGTTAATGCAGCTGCTGATCATTAGTAAGCATGCAGAAATTTCCATAAGTGTTGCTACATAGCGAGATCTAATAGCACGTATTCTCAGCAGGAAAGataatacactgtagggacagtaACAGACAAGGAAGGTCATGGATACAGCCAGGGCGACTGTAAAAGACCTAGAACATAGAGGGACGTGTTTTATGAGACTGTAGAAGGTGATCCCTATGTAACTGTAGAGAGTAACAAGAAaaggaacaagaaagaagaaaacAAATCTAACAGTCCAATGCCAGTCCATGTAAGGATGTATAAAGTAGCAACTTATTGcatttttataataatttttaaatGTGTCTGAGTAGAAGAAGAATATCAGAGAAGAAGCAGAAGAAAAGATACAAATGATCAGGACCACGATGCGAGCCGATCTTCTTGTCCGGTGGTTTTGGCACCACTGAGGGAAGGCGACACGGACACATCGGTCTACACTCAGGACCGCGAGCTGGAGGGCAATGACGGGCTTGGTGAAGAAGTAAATGAATATATAAAACTTACACATGAAACTTCCAAATGGCCAATAACCTAGAGCTTCGAATGTAATGTAGAAAggttgaaaaagtgcaaagataaAATCAGCTACAGCCAAACTGAGGAACCAGACCAGGCTgactgtcttcttcatcctgaaGATGCGGAACCAGATGACCAGACCATTCCCTGTGGTCCCCAAAACAAAAGTCACTGCAAGAACCACCGTATAGGAGATGTCGATGTTATTTCTGTAAGATTGTTCCCCACCAACATCGCTGTCATCTGTAGTAGAGTTTTCCATTCTTTCAAATTAATATTTTCTATGTCTCTGGaataagaaaatataaaaataatacttatATAATAGATTGTGGTATTACCCTAGAGAAATGACATGGAGCTCCTAAAGGATTTTCAGAAGAGGTGAAGTGCGGAGTATCAAAGTCGCGGAAGGTAAGACCATCAATATTGTCCAGCAATTTTGaggaaaaataaatgtaaatgagCGAGATCTGATCTAAGGGATGTCCCCTGGTCCCTAGAAGAGCAATGTAATAAGAAGCTGTAGGGGCGATGTAGGCAGTGATGCCGGGACAAAGACATTGTGACTTCATTGGTTTTGGGCAGCCGCAGGTATCAGGGTCGCAGACTTTTCTGCTGCAACTGTTCAGTctagcatgcatggggttaatccccttgcagccgataggtgcggtcggtctgctgactgatgctagtgtcagcctatcggcatctggcttgtaGCACCTGGGCAGGCTGATTGGTcctgccttccctccatttaatgAGGCTGGGTTGGACACAAACCTCAATTGTGTGCACGTCAGTGCAAACCTTAGTTAGTAGAGTATTGCCTTAGTTAGGCAGGTAGGGAGAATTTCCCCTTTATGGGTTAGAATTGTGGGTACCCCTTCCCTAGTCAGATTTGTGGAAATCTCCTACCTAGttactctgctacctgtggtactgCTACTGCAGGGGTCTGTGGTGCGGGTGCGGCCCCTTAAGTTACTGGGAGCACACAGTCTTAGTTCGGGTTGTgttagtcttgcagtgcagtaactgcaagactttataatTCATTTAAGTGGCTGCTTTGTTCTGCGGTGGGTCTGAGAAGTCATCAGAGAAGCACTCAGTTGATGGTGTAGCCCGGCAGGGAAATTAACTGCCTTgttcacacacatatatgtagcgGGAGAAGGTCTATAGGGTAGTACTGTATATCCTAGGACCAAATAGTCAAGGCTCCTTTCTATTGTCCCCCTATAAGTTAGGATAACTCTAGGGGCAACAAATAAACTCCTACTTGTTGCCCTCATTATATTTCAAAAACTCTAAAGAGTCACCGAGCCATGGAGCCGCCTATCTCTCCCTGTGGTGGTGTGAGAGACTATCATCACCTTCACAAGATCGATGGTTAAATATTCACCACCGAGCCAGGACTAGATATGGGGTAAATCCCTCATCCACAAGGAGGTATGGTGTCTAATAGGTGGGTAAGAGACCAGGCTCAATAGGAGCTATCTGGCCCCTAACTGGAAAGATTATATTACAGTCTCCTAAAAAGACTACCTAAAGTACAAACACCCAGCTAACGCGTTTCTGCTGAACCAATAAGAAGGATTCAGCACATCAGAGACTTAGGGGGTAGTCGCTGTTTGAGTAACAAGTATTAATGTCTTCCCTAGCTGACCACCATGACTGGACGTGGATAATATGGAGCAGGACTACGGTATATAAATCCTAGACTCTGCTCCTCTTAAAAACGTCTTCTGGAGATTTGCCCAATCCCTGGCCACCTCCCCACCACAGACATCAAGGCAAACACATGAACATACCCATCGGGACACCTCCAGATGCCGCTTGTTATTGACGCACTCTCACGTCCTCGGTTACTCCCAGAATAGAATTTCTATAGGACAGGAGATAATAATCGAATAATAATAGAATACATTGTATCCATTTAGCATCAGcacattccgcagcactttatacaTCAGAGGGTTCATGGACAGACCCAGAGACCTCGGGGGCTTCTTACTCGCCCCCAGTCACTGCTCATTCCAGGGCAGATACATCGGCCACTTACCCGTGGATCTGTTCTCGGCTTCACTTTGCTTACTGAATATCTTCCCCAGACGTCTCCCAATATATAAAAACTCAGTAATGACATCAACTTCTGCATTTGAGACAATAAATCCTTACTGTCAATAGGAAATCTTCGCCGTCTCTTCCCTTCCCCCGTGCAAACTCACGTGACACAAAGAACTTTATATGGGGTGTGGAAAGTGCAAAGTACATAAAAAATGAAAGTGCATAAGGTTTATCAGTTACTTCATGAGTATAGGcagtatatgaataaaacatcAGACATGGGTGgagcatatgctaattagacacccagtgctaatgcccccGGTCACCGATTGagcgcattaacccctctggtgccttggtcagcactttcccagcggcgcatgggtgccgccatcttgccggtgatcgccgactCCTGGAGCAAGCTGGCAtgacttgtaaaggctccccaggcTGTCTGCAGTGATTTAGAAATAACCatttttttacaatgtattgcaatgcattagcattgtaatgcattgcattagtgatcagtgatctcataaatgcaaaaaaagcaataaaaaagttacaaaaatataaaaaaaaaattaaaaagtattaaaaattcaaatcaccccccttttccctagaacacatataaaagtagttaaatactgtgagacacatacatattaggtatcccggtGTCCGTAATCGCCTACTCTaataatctataaaaatatttttcctgcacGGTAAACCACGTAGCGGGaataaaaatcaaaagtgccaaaccgccattttttcactgtttagcatctgataaaaatttgaataaaaaattatcaaagcaaaagcaatcccccaaaattgtagaactaaaaagtacacccggccctgcaaaaaaagacgccctaaacATCCCCAtatacagaagtataaaaaagttacggctgtcagaatatgcctaggcagagtgaattccagccggaagaagacgcggagacgctgcgccgggagaagacttcaaggagaatccagcccgaccgtcactcgaggacttggtaagtataattttatcgaattttgcctacccctgaaatgagcatttcccctcatagactataatggggtttgaaatccattcgaacagttgaacagtctGCGGCTGTTCgcatcagatttcgaacctcggacattttagtgttcgctcatctctaattaagacctcatatgggtctgggagcaaagaaataaaaagttattggcgtttggagggggggggagtttagTCAAAAACGaacaatgaaaatcaaaaaataccgtcggcgggaaggagttaatacagGAAGGTGGAGGTGTTATTACCTGGTCTCCGGTGCACCTTCACTCCAGTCTGGGATAGTTCAGGAGATATTGAATTCTGTCTCGAAgacaaatgggaggctttttatcccattgatttcaatgtgtagcgaggGTAAGagtgcacccattgaagtcaatgggattctgttttgaagcgctgactctgacatgtgtttacgtatcagaatgagcgCTGTGTTACTTCGTGGCAAcaacccaaatgtaaagcaccatggaattaatggtgctatataaataataataataataataataataataataataataataataataataataatatcaataataataataataataataataataataataataataataataataataatatgccgaCTTCTTAAACGATTACACAAGTCGGcacaaattttttttccagagctgTTTTGGTTATTCCATGTAATCTTTATGTTTTTGCTGAATCAGAAAATGACCTCCATTGTGTCCTAGGACATGACATTTCCTTACAATTTTGGTAACAGTGTTAATAAGGCAATACCACAAAATAAGCGGAAATAGACTTAAAAAGTTaatgttttattacaattttttttaatgaaaatcctTTTGTAACACGCTGAACTGGGTCCTTCTTCGCTGTGAGGCTCCTCTTGGTGCGGTTACACTTGTGAGGAGCGTCTGGAGTCTATGAGACATTTTCTATTCGCTCCCTCTGGACGTTCTTTTATTTGAGAGTTCAGGATTTTTGGCATTTTATGCTGCAAAAATTACTTTCTTTAGGATGAAAAATTACTTGcccatgtttttcttttttttttaagacacatTTTGATTATATTACAAAGAGCGATGGTTTTGTTGAAAATCTTGCgtgttttgatgacttgtaagtgttACCGGGGATTATTGTTAGTttggagacaaatttgtggctttGGCTTTAAAAGTGATGGAGAATTGTTTTTCACCAAAAATAATCCCTTTTGTTAGCAAGTCCTGATATTACATAGAATTGGCTTCAGGACAATCCAGAACCTTTAACCAGACCAGAGATGGACagatgaggactagagatgagcgaacactaaaatgttcgaggttcgaaattcgattcgaacagccgctcactgttcgagtgttcgaatgggtttcgaaccccattatagtctatggggaacataaactcgttaagggggaaacccaaattcgtgtctggagggtcaccaagtccactatgacaccccaggaaatgataccaacaccctggaatgacactgggacagcaggggaagcatgtctgggggcataaaagtcactttatttcatggaaatccctgtcagtttgcgattttcgcaagctaacttttccccatagaaatgcattggccagtgctgattggccagagtacggaactcgaccaatcagcgctggctctgctggaggaggcggagtctaagatagctccacaccagtctccattcaggtccgaccttagactccgcctcctccggcagagccagcgctgattggccgaaggctggccaatgcattcctatgcgaatgcagacttagcagtgctgagtcagttttgctcaactacacatctgatgcacactcggcactgctacatcagatgtagcaatctgatgtagcagagccgagggtgcactagaacccctgtgcaaactcagttcacgctaatagaatgcattggccagcgctgattggccaatgcattctattagcccgatgaagtagagctgaatgtgtgtgctaagcacacacattcagcactgcttcatcaagccaatacaatgcattagccagtgctgattggccagagtacggaattcggccaatcagcgctggctctgctggaggaggcggagtctaagatagctccacaccagtctccattcaggtccgaccttagactccgcctcctccggcagagccagcgctgattggccgaaggctggccaatgcattcctatgcgaatgcagacttagcagtgctgagtcagttttgctcaactacacatctgatgcacactcggcactgctacatcagatgtagcaatctgatgtagcagagccgagggtgcactagaacccctgtgcaaactcagttcacgctaatagggccagccttcggccaatcagcgctggctctgccggaggaggcggagtctaaggtcggacctgaatggagactggtgtggagcgatcttagactccgcctcctccagcagagccagcgctgattggtcgagttccgtactctggccaatcagcgctggccaatgcattctattagcccgatgaagtagagctgaatgtgtgtgcttagcacacacattcagctctacttcatcaggctaatagaatacattggccaatcagcgctggccaatgcattctattagcttgatgaagcagagtgtgcacaagggttcaagcgcaccctcggctctgatgtagcagagccgagggtgcacaagggttcaagtgcaccctcggctctcctacatcagagccgagggtgcgcttgaacccttgtgcagcctcggctctgctacatcagagccgagggtgcgcttgaacccttgtgcacactctgcttcatcaagctaatagaatgcattggccagcactgattggccagagtacggaattcggccaatcagcgctggccaatgcatccctatgggaaaaagtttatctcacaaaaatcacaattacacacccgatagagccccaaaaagttatttttaataacattcccccctaaataaaggttctccctagctatccctgcctgtacagctatccctgtctcttagtcacaaagttcacattctcatatgacccggatttgaaatccactattcgtctaaaatggaggtcacctgatttcggcagccaatgactttttccaatttttttcaatgcccccggtgtcgtagttcctgtcccacctcccctgcgctgttattggtgcaaaaaaggcgccagggaaggtgggaggggaatcgaattttggcgcactttaccacgtggtgttcgattcgattcgaacatggcgaacaccctgatatccgatcgaacatgtgttcgatagaacactgttcgctcatctctaatgaggacaCTTCTATATGTCTGTAATCTTTACATCgtcataaatgaatagttttTATTTCCATGATACTAGAAGTGATACAGTGAAGCACAAAGATATAGAAAGAAGGGTTAAATATCTGCAATCTATTCTATCCTGTGACATTGTGTCGCTGGCTTACTATACTAGACATGTCAGGCTGTAAGAATCCATGTGATATACTGTGTAATGCTACTTAGTACAACAGAACAATCTCCTGGGCCGGCAGTAAGCCTGTAGACTCACCTCTCTGTCTTACATCTACACAATCATTACAGACAGCCTGTGATAGATAGTTGGAGCCCACGGCCAAGATGGCGGCAGTCACCACCCTCACCGCTACAATGCCAAATATATCTGCTTATAGGGCTGTCCCGAGATGGGTGATCCCTAATGGGACAATCCCTCTAAATTCAGACAAACTGTTCTGTCTTCTCTATTACTTAATCCTACAGAGACATCATCTTCTGCAAATGCCTTCTCCAACATCGCCTGGAAGGAGCTGCAGAAATTGTCTTTGACTTCCCATCCAGCGCGGACATAGATGATGGGGTTAATGCAGCTGCTGATAATTAGTAAGAGCATAGACATTTCTATAGGTTTTGCTGCATCTAAAAAATTAATAGCATGTATTCTCAGCAAAAAATATAATACATCGTGGGGACAGTAACAGACAAAGAAGATAATGGAAACAGCCAGGGGGACGGTAACAGACCTAGAACATAGAGGGACGTGTTTTATGAGACTGTACAAGGTGATCCCTATGTAACTGCAGAGAGTAACAAGAAAAGGAAGAAGACAGAAGATAACAAATCTAAGATTGAAGTGCAAGTCTATGCTATCAGGATGTCTATATGAGCAACCCAGTGAATTATCACTTTTATAGGTATATGAGAAGATGAAGAACGTCAGAGAGGAAGGAGAACAAAAGATCCAAATGATCAGGACCACGATAAGAGCTGATCTTCTGGTCCGGTGGTTTTGGCACCACTGAGGGAAGGCGACGCGGACACATTGGTCTACACTCAGGACCGCGAGCTGGAGGCCACTGATGGGCTTGGTGAAGAAGAAAATGAATACGTATAACTTACACAGGAAACTTCCAAATGGCCAATGACCTAGCACAAGGTACGTGAttgaaaaagttagaaaaaaagcAAAGATAAAATCAGCTGCAGCCAAACTGAGGAACCAGACCAGGCTgactgtcttcttcatcctgaaGATGCCGAACCAGATGACCAGACCATTCCCTGTGATCCCCAGAAGAAGAGTCACTGCAAGAACCACCGTATAGGAGATGATGATGTTGTGCTTGTAAGAATGTTTGTCACTAAAGTCACTCTCATCTGTAGTAGAGTTTTCCATCCTTTCAGATGAACTTTGGAAGCCACTGGAATTTAGAGAAATTAGAAATTAGAGAAACGACATGGAGCTCCTAAAGGGAATTCAGTGCGGAGTATCAAAGTTGCAGAAGGTAAGACCATCAATATCATCCAGAAACTTTCAGGGGAAGAAATGTAAATGAGTGAGGCCTTACTTATACATCTCCCTTTATGATGGAGGTCTCATTGAGTTTTGTTGGGTCACCGGACCACAGATGTTCTCTGCCACAGTCGGCCCCCTTGTTACACTACTCTCAGGGTTGCCCCATCCATTTACTGCTCTGCATCCTTGTAGATGCCATGTCACCATCTTGTGGAGATACCTGGACCCTGGGTTGTGACATCATGGTCAGGTGACAAAGAAGAGTGTCCCAAAAAAACAGCCACCTCTATTTCAAGAAAAAGCTTCCAATATTTTTATATTCACTGCCtacaccccccaaaaaacagctTCTTACCACATTGCCCTTCTCGGGACCAGGAGACGTCACTTAATGAGGAAGTGAACATTGCTAGTAATGAGGATCTGGAAGTTCAGTGATTTCTTTAGAATGAGGAATACGGTGAACggcatagggcgtattttttttttcaacactttgcattCTAAAagttggggggtttttttgctttttttaaatcaaaccatcagatctttgcCCAAACGGTATCAATAAAAATGACACCTTGTCCCGCATAAAAGACGCCGAACCAGCTCCATCCTTGTAAATACGCAAACGTTAAAGGTGTCgacatttttttaattattttgcaaagtttttcactttttaaaaaGTATCGAAACATTTCAGATACTgtagaaatttggtatcgccgtgatcGTCCCGccccgcagaatacaggtcacatgtCCTCTTTACCACACAGCGAACGCCAtataaattaaacccataagaatttGCCACAAATAGGTTTTTTTcctaattccacctcattctgagtattttccagcttcccaggacattgtacaggatattgaatggggccaatacaaagtacaacttgtcctgcaaacaataagccatcatgggAATCTGTGAAACtgacaaattaaaaaaattctgGCTCTTGGAATGACGGGAAGGAAAAACAGAAATGCTAAAATCAAAAATTGTCCTTGCCCTTATGGGGCTGAGTTACAGAAGTTTATGACCACAAGACACTTGCCACCAGACGCTCCCAATCTAGACATAGAGACTTCCTGTGCGCGCAGGAAACATATCGGGGTCATGTAACGTCTCAAGGGCTCTGCTTCAGCTTTTTCTCTCCTACACAGTTTCACTACTGTTGGCTGTGTCCTCTCCGCACATCGAGTGACATTTTCATTCCcgtttccttctctatctggggtCAGACCGCCATGAAGACTTGCTCTCAGCCCCTCATAAggttcccatcattcccatcccctaTTGTCTGCCCGTTCCCCCTTTTTTACCACCCAACCAGATTCTGTTGAACAATTATTTTGGTATTACAGGGCTtattttctgacagtggaaggctgtgtgtcATAAATCTcattccagtgcaccagagggcaggggaatacatttacaatgcacagactgccagccatcaTAGGAAATGAAGAAAGGGATCTACAAAGTACAACCAGCCTTAGAATGGGGAGGGCGACCCGTGGACCCCGCTGGTTCTAGACCCGGTATCAGCTGTGACCACTGAGATCCCTAAAGTTCTATCAGTGAAACATTTGTATCTATGAGATAGTGGGGAAAGGCTTCTACATGTGTGTGCAGCGGCTGCTGatgtgttgagctcacagagcgttgtctacactggatacaattgttTCCGCTCCTCAGCAGAGAGCAGGACGAGCTATATACAAGgtgagctatatacaggactagctatatacagggttAGGACTGTATTCTCTGCTTTATTATATAGCACTGCAGCTAAAACAACTCTATTAGGTGAATTTACAGAAAGATCACTCAAGCCCAGTGGTCAGGAACGCTCTGCTAtgatgaaactacaactcccagcatgcacactcacCGCTGTAAATAGAGCCTGCTGGGACCATGAAGGTCGCTGACCCTGCTCTGGACATTACATGAGACATGTGGTCACTAATGATATGGACACAAAAAACCTCTCGCTGATCTCAGTAACGCTGTAATAGCTGTTCATTATACAGCAGGAGAGAAAC contains:
- the LOC142210196 gene encoding chemerin-like receptor 1 codes for the protein MENSTTDDSDVGGEQSYRNNIDISYTVVLAVTFVLGTTGNGLVIWFRIFRMKKTVSLVWFLSLAVADFIFALFQPFYITFEALGYWPFGSFMCKFYIFIYFFTKPVIALQLAVLSVDRCVRVAFPQWCQNHRTRRSARIVVLIICIFSSASSLIFFFYSDTFKNYYKNAISCYFIHPYMDWHWTVRFVFFFLVPFLVTLYSYIGITFYSLIKHVPLCSRSFTVALAVSMTFLVCYCPYSVLSFLLRIRAIRSRYVATLMEISACLLMISSCINPIIYVLAGWEVKDNFCSSFQAMLEKAFAEDDVYVGLSNREDRTVYLNLEGLSH
- the LOC142210197 gene encoding chemerin-like receptor 1, coding for MPFTVFLILKKSLNFQILITSNVHFLINGFQSSSERMENSTTDESDFSDKHSYKHNIIISYTVVLAVTLLLGITGNGLVIWFGIFRMKKTVSLVWFLSLAAADFIFAFFLTFSITYLVLGHWPFGSFLCKLYVFIFFFTKPISGLQLAVLSVDQCVRVAFPQWCQNHRTRRSALIVVLIIWIFCSPSSLTFFIFSYTYKSDNSLGCSYRHPDSIDLHFNLRFVIFCLLPFLVTLCSYIGITLYSLIKHVPLCSRSVTVPLAVSIIFFVCYCPHDVLYFLLRIHAINFLDAAKPIEMSMLLLIISSCINPIIYVRAGWEVKDNFCSSFQAMLEKAFAEDDVSVGLSNREDRTVCLNLEGLSH